The genomic interval caggaccggattggccagccactccgaataatacacgtcgcggatcatgccgttagtcaaaagtttgtccacctctttctctagagcttcggctttcaccgagtcgagcgggcgtctcttttgctggacgggaggcatgtccggattgacgttcagtacatgtgtgatgacacgagggcttatgccagtcatgtcttcttggcgccatgcaaagatgtcgatggcgcccttcagtgtttttattattttttctttttcctccgggtctAGGTTCTTCCCTAACCGGAGTACCTTGGTGGAGTCGACGTTGCACACTGAtacttcttcgacgtcctccattggttccacgattctttcggaccctacacgggggtccaactcatcctcttcagccacttctggctcagctgactcccggaccataagcacgggcaggtgggttgcgacattgtaacattgccttgcttccccctggtttcccctcacagttccgactccggcctcccgggtagggaactttaggcacagaTGCCGGATTGAAGTGACCGCGCCAAAGTCTaccagggccggtcggccgaggatcgcgttgtaggctgtcggacagtccaccactacgaaggtgcagtatttgaatgtgctctggggggtgtccgggcacagggtcacggggagccttacttttcccattgggataagtgtcgtcccgttaaaccctgtgagctgggacccactgggtgagaggtcccgatctgtcaagcctatcgcggtgaaggcttctttgaagagtaagttcacggaactcccattgtcaattaagactctggccaccactttattcgcgatgggggtctctatgaccaatgggtcatgatgagggaagcgcaccgtcttggcgtcttcttccgtgaacgtgatgggttggtccatcaaccggggcctttgagtagggagttgagtaacttcccatacctcattgtgtttcgcggccCCGGCGTACCGCTTACGCTCCTTGCGAGTaatccctccgatatggggacctccggagatcatggctacccttccattaggccggggcagcagaccggggatatgctgggcgtcacccgtgggagcagctggagccaatactcctgctgtaccccccggtgttccctgaggcGTACCCACGGTCACCTGacccggattgaggtggggcaacctattcttgatccactcatagaggtggcccaatcggattagattttcgatctcgtccttgagattcttacattcattggtgctatgaccaatgtcgttgtggtactcgcatcttttgctcagatctctccgggagctatctttgtacaacggctgtggtctccggtagtgtgtatttttccTAGTAGCGAAGTaaacacgctcttgggagtccgacagctccgtgtattgagtatattggggggtgtacccctttttctggcgcttctctcccgtccgggtgctgcctttagaggatcttttactccttgaaccctgggaagggcctgtcaggctagcagccggagcagagtgtgaaggagcttgcccattcactccggacgggttgccaaagTGAGATGACGCTagtgccaaggcttggccctgactatacccgggggtagcagagaattgtatgccacttgtttgtggagttgcagccggggcagtacccgagggcgatactcctggcatATACCCTGCCATTCCAGTGGGATAGTAGCCcccataagccacgatttgggcttttttgaggttgatatatttttggactctcttctggaagtcctagAGGCTGGCAGCTCCTTattgctgcaactcattccagaaaggagtcccagtacggatgcctgcttggagaagtgcaagctgttgtccgtcatcaaccttcttggttttcgaggcttcctctcggaacctcttaatgtaattcttcaaggtctcggtgggcagttgcttgatattagtcaaggcactgacctccagattgacctttcttgcggcgacaaactgtctccggaagttggtctgtagcttgttccaacagcccacggatcctggttccagttttttgaaccactcctccgcggacccacttagagtaagtgggaagcacagacacttggcgtcattgctgaccctcatgaccgtcatgacacggttgaaccgtgacaggtggtcgctgggatcggagttcccggtatacgctgccatttcgggcatcttgaagttcttagggagctctgcctctaagatgtgcttagcacatggctctcgatcctcgctgtccgagtcggagtcgtctcccttctaccttcgggagactcgggcaatgtcttttcaaagtatggcgagttccgccataattccttcattcaacgtacccgaggaaaccacgggtCCGTATcgtttttggtcaaggtgatcccggagatcaccttggttcccattgatttgatttctcagatcaacgggaggacatctctgtcctcttcttcctctacccccgggttcttggtgtacggaaacgctttttcggtcccctcgatcctgagggccaaggctccctttttggggcttgctcctctgcggacctttccctttagggaaatctgagcgggcctttcgcggatcctgcacctttttctttcgccctggggtagaagtagggttttttgtttgattcccttcagcagggtatcttatagggctaggctccctagatttctgctgctgggaattaggcgaagacgtcgctggctccttgtcgagtccagcagtcattgccttggggtgcacgtgaatgccagctgcttccatggctttttgcatggccagcatcacctcctacattttctggttttgcgctttctcagcttcgatctcagcttcgtgatcgatagctttttgtctgagaagcaccagttctgagtaactaccttcgtcataggcatactcgtcgaggtttccctcgtagtcatcatcggggactatttcttcttcctcagactcctctgctgctcttgaggctacatcttcctcgtttgggtcttgagcgtcttccagaggacgaggctgacgagtacttcttgtctccaccatgtttgtgaagtcaaatgtttGTTTTtagcagctttcttcagctctcaatgaaagcaccaaaatgttgaccgaggttttcgacaactagtaaaatattataatactattgagctgtaagaaagtgagagaaggatttttacgtggttggggcgttaatgagccttagtccacgagtcttttttatttatggatgtatttaatacagagtttatacttgggagaatgtcacccttataaatacagagaatgttcttggtgagtatttactcttcttgctcatatgcagcccaagattctcgatcccatttaatgagctttgagggggtatttatagtgtttttggtggggtaatccctagaattgttcttacaagtgtatctgtaagtatccataaagttgggtattcccaatgaatataccatgagtaatgcatggtcaaatccctaggtgctgtagggtttttatgtggaatgtccttatttccttttgattgacgtgactcttcacagtgtagccgtcgctagacttaaatgatcattactgtggcgctgctggttggaggttgtgccgtcagactttattgcgtgttgcagtcccaacacgcttcctcccatgcggcatttaatgcgacttgattgctcaggagaagcctgacacctcgcggagatgccttagcgttgtCTGAGCCTCCGGGAGCACCTTAAACTCCGCGTGCCTTCTCCGAAACCTATGTCCGGGACGTTACCTTGTGGCAtaaaaaagacttagcaaatattgtgaattgcttgatccacgtgtccctgtccggttggtccacgtatattgggcgaaatcaggggcaacacccatcaatgggtattacccattaagaagtgttccatatataaatatgtattcatctctttcattatatattcatcaactatataatgaatattacgtttgcataatcttcaggatatatgcaagattttattgaggacgcttaatcatcaggatatatacaatatattatcgaggatgcatattCTTCAGGagatatgtaatattttatcgagaatgcataatctttaggatatatgcaatattttatcgatgatacataatcttctggatatatgtataatttatatagattttctctatcatatcataggcacacatatattgtaaatgttatgaatgataagaacataatatatatatactagatgagagttacgtggcgagccacgtaaatattagttttatataagttttagtggtttttgtttaagaattcagtaactaagcaacgacaacaacaatggtagatagatctatttaagtttttcatatttgtaaagattataaatctaaacttttaattttcttgatttgagattttgaattgttctgatttatttgtttatgaatttattgaaatacttgaatatttatattgatcattgttaattaaattagtctGTAACTTTatgtttctaaaaaaaaaaggtattttttaatatagagtttaaatttaagaatacaaagaaacataatagaataatttatattaagaaaatgataaatacttacgtaaaaaaaaatagaatacaaagaaaaaaatatttaagaattagatattttgaaaaagataaaaaaaattaagtatatgtatataattgaTGTAATcgcatatatttattattatagctttttatttatttaaaataattaattttcataaaaaaatttaaaaaaaaaaagagaaaaataaattttatatataaataacttagaaatttttacatcaaaaatacaaaatagcttttttattacatatatactcCTACACGGCAGCTGTTACTTTTGTAcactttaagtttttttatttacaattttactactTACACACACTATACACATAATGTCACTCTTTTTTGAGCAAAAGTAGGAACTTTATTACTTCAAATCATCCAAAACTAAAGATGAAATTACAAAAGGTAAAGaaaaactagaaaaaatacGATCAGCCTCAGAAAGAGAGGATCGCGCCAGCTGGTGCGCAACCCTATTAGCAGATCGCTTAACAAAACTCAAAGAGATATTACCAATCTCGGCGCAAAGCGCCTTACATTCTAAAATAATATGGCCATAAGGAGAGACCATATTTTTATTGCTTTGAATATCACTAATCACTCTCAAACAATCAGATTCTAGGAAGACCCCCACCCAACCATTGGACTTTATCCAACTCAAAGCTTCCTTAAATCCGAGAGCTTCCACCTCATGAGGCTGCAAAAGACCAGTCCTTAACACTGTTTTTGCTTGCAGCACCATCCCAGCCGCACAACGAGCCACTAAACCCATGCCAAACCGAGCTTCGTTAGTGAACAAAGCGCCATCAACATTTACTTTGATGTAAGGAAAATTTGGAGGATACCATTTGTCACACAACACCCTTGATTGCACAGGAAGAGTTTCATTTTCGAACTGTTGTGCATTGCACCAGTCCGAAAAATTCACATTAGCCACGTGAATTACCTCTTCACTTGAAGGAGAAATAGCATTCCAAACAACCTCATTACGAACTTTCCACACCGCCCAAAGGGTCATAGCAGCTTCGAGACGCTCGGCTTCACTCCAAGAAGCCAAACCTTCAACAAACCAGCTCCGAAACACCATTGCACCAGGTGCTACGGCCTGAACACGGGTCTGCCGCCAACACGAGCGTGTAAAACTACATCGCACCAGTACGTGTAATATAGTTTCAGGGGCAGCATTACAAGTGAGGTGACTACACACGTCACCTGATTGACACCTATCAATCCATGCTTTCCCTAtctttttttccttcttttttttcattatcttttcagttttcttttttttttttaataaaaaaaaatctccacAACTGATATACTTTCCTAACCACAATCAAAACCCATTTTTTCACTACCCAATTTTAtgtcattttcttttctaacttCCACTAACCGATTTTCCATAACTATTTGTCATCTGTTTTCTTTGGTCTGAACTTATATATATTCATGGCTATTACTTGTTCTTCATCGTCCCCTTCTCCATTgcccaaaaaaatttaaaaatgagtGTTAAATCTGTAGCAAATAAGTCCAAAGGAAAGTACCCAGTTGTAGAAGATGGTGACTCCGACTTTGCTCTGCCTGTATTGAAACGGGGGTCGTGGACCTGCGAAGAAGaaatttaaagtttatatttctTAGAAAATTTCCCCAACTTCTGAGAATAGGAGAAGGAAGGTTGAAGTTGATCATGGCTGAAGacgtttctgggaaaaaagctaatgttggtgctgatgttcgaaccgaggtttgttttcggtttctttttggttttcccccatttttgaaattatacaccttctgtatgtattttttttaatatattttttatctacttgtttcctgtccatttttatatcatcaatgggtaacaatgagatttatcatggatgttgatgttcaaagagtttttcctgtattttagtttgtatacagttgttttgtagttttattatagttttgctacttgcatatgttatttcactataaaattaatatgcaactatttgcacaaaacttactatgtataactactatttcttagtccccatcaaattaaattcttgcataatatataaactatcataaaacgataatgcaactataaggcaaccaaaacaaaaaataaacagacttatacataactggttgtaccttaattcgattttactcttcttattttattttttaaaaaatatatttatattggaaacttgtaatcaatcaaaatgtaactgtatataacgtagatgtattattcatgagtttttttaaaaaattttcacatcatacattgttttggatttggtgggagctccagatctgtttgttacacatctacatttcatgaatttggatttcgatattagggggagttgttttgatcgaataaaacagaaaataaatgtgtaatttcagtttcttcacagtttttctgattttttttcgtcatttttcagtttagatcattgaaggtcttcttttccagttgattttgccagaattaatagttgtatttttctcgttttggtttcattttggttgttttgcggttttgaaacgagcgcgtattttcatcttcatggttcgctctgtacagctgaaggcttagtgcatatggtatttttgtaaatatttgtatgtggactgtataaatgtttaatgggccggcccaaagtatttttgtaattttttttcctttttttcctttttttgttttttttcccaATAACTTAATATGATAAtaactatattatattatatgatttttcaTACATAAccgattaataaaattaaatatataagatttGTATATggcattttttattattaatttggtGAACAAAAGGAAAATGGGTGAAAAGTAATTCACGTTAaaagtaagaaaataaaaatgtgaaTGATTTGGGGAGAGAATTGGATTTTAaaagtaagaaaataaaaatgtggttgatcGTAAACCAAAGATTGGATTTTAAaagtaagatgattttttttttttaatttaaaaaaaagattgtttaattttttgggtttaattattgggtttatttgttaacgggagagcaaacctattaacatcgttaaatttaacagaatattcttttgtttttaaggtatattctgttaaaccaagaaatgccgttagatagacacttttaatatataaagatatatgaaatcaataataaatatataaaaacatatacatacatatattatatatagatatatagataaaaagaaaaagaaaaccaaatgattcttaaattgtttcaatcagatgagtatatatataaatatatattttgtgtattttgactttgaaacaattcaagaactttaacaagatacttacattgggacttgggcAAAGACTCATGCTTGaggcttgggcagagactcgtgttcataacgtgttataaaataatataaagtagatgaaaagaaagaagaagaagatgaagagagaaagagaaagtgaatgagaatttgtcagttatttattccaatggggtgaacccctatttatacaaatacaagagtaaaatattaagaaactaagaaaaagggaaactaagaaaaagaggaatgttgattacaattaatgataataaataaaagatttggacatccacataattattaatatgggtatattgcggcataaatacctaatgtttttgattttatacacttaaatacctaatgtttatttatGGTGGTAAAAATAactaatgttacaattctcttacaccgttactaccacttgagttataaattcataaatatggacacgtgGAGGGCTcaaatgcattacatttatttattttattttaaaatttaatattcttaatatcaaaaactaaatattacttgtttttttttaaaaaaaataagagagatgcAATACTAAATTACCATAGCTGAGTGAACTAGTGTAGTATATGGAACATGATTATCGAATTGAAGTGCCAATATCATGTAAATATTGTTATGAGAAcaggtttttttttaaacaagtagcatttagtttctgatgttaagaatattaagttttaaaaataaaataaaaataaatgtaatgcatctgaACGCTCCACGTGTCCATGATTTaacggaagtggtagtaacagtgtaagagaattgtaacattaggtatttttgtctccaaaaataaacattaggtatttaagtgtataaaatctgaaacattaattatttatgccgcaatttaccctattaatatttataacagttataaattaaaagaaaaatatcaagatATCAATCTTGTTAAAATATACAAATCATCCATAGATTATAACTCTAAATAAACTACAaaacattcaaaaaaaaaatatactacttttattaatcaTGTAAAAGATAGAAAAATATAGGAGCAGTGCTCTTAATTTTTTcgtaagagagaaaaagagtgtGGAAAAAATGagatataaaaatgtacacttattatatatatacttatatatatacaaagataaaaaaaaattagtttgagaaaaaaattaaaaaaaaaaaagagacacaaagagaaattagaaaaaaataaaaaagaaaaatagagaaagagaagctaaagaaagaaaaaaaaaaagtcagcaactaacataaataataaaaagaaaaaagagagccaaaattgactaaaaatatatacatatataaaaaaaaaaaaagctttttGAAGCTTTAATAAGTAGAAAAcagtaaagaagaaaaaaaaattaagaaatgtataaatataaaaatttccttgttaaattataaatgtaatgttttgaaaaaagaaagttagtatttggtgtaaatttcccaaattgaaagaaaccctaaaataaatgtaaaacatactaaaaaaattaaaactaattaagctagAAGCCTAGaaacaaaaatatcaaatatgagTTTGAATATTAGGTTTACAAAATTATGGcgtatcaaataccataaaaatcttaaatgtaaaaaaataccatagaagagtggcaaacctaaaaatgctctatttttgtaactttttttttttataaatttcatatttcatgtaattttcacaataataataagtataaaagagttaagttttaaaataagaacatttacttatttaatgCTATGATTTGAATTATGGGAAATTATCTCATATGCTAttttttaaccttttttttttctttctaaatttacggtttgggatGTTCTGATGATTTTTCTAGTGGTTTCTATGTGAGTTGTTATACGAATTTTGATTATGATTTAGGTTGCTCCGTTAATTGCTATAAgaatttctatgtagaattccgtaaaaatgtaaaaaaaagaactattttaaagtgtaaaaatgagacCATATgaattattgggataagttgagaaatacttttttttttctccactAATCAAATATAcattcatattatattttattaaaatatacccacttttatgaATGGCTTGCCTAATATACTCACTATaacttatattaatttaaacggTCTAATAAAGTCattatctataaaaataaatatatcttaaaaaaaaataaagttaaaaattaaaaagtatatataattattggaaAATTTTTATGTGAGAGCATCACTTATGCTTTCACTCATGAGggtattttttaaacatttgaTTTTTAATCTAATGGTAATAATTTGTTGTAGTTTATTTGATTATCATGAGGTATTACACatagaatttttattatttatttttaatttttctataatcTAGGCAtgatctcatttttttttttacctttttaaaaaatgaataggttagcttttttttttaaaaaaaaaaaaaaattcttctatATTCTATGcttgatttgatttttttaaaaaattatttctaccCGACTCTCTATTTAAATTGTTTCCAATAAAATTATTTCAACTTGATTCTCTATTCAAATTATTTctaacaaaaattatttaaataatattcaaattattaaaaaaagaaaagaaattagtatttctaaaaataaaattgactaGTTCAAGatctcttctttttattttttatttttttttatgggagATCTTGCACCAGTGCTTATTTGGCCAGTTATTTTGAAATGTGCCTCTATCAAATTATCAATGTCGTCATCTTTATGTTTTATGTAGTTTCTTcttcctattttttttaattaaatgttcttttttctttccataataaaatatatatctcttaataaataattaaataattactaCTATATATAAGTATTAAGATGAAGCCATGTTCATTTATTTTGCTCACTAAATAAGTTCTTATATTTGTATTGGAAAAATAAACATTACACTTGGCCCCTCCTAGAATTAGGGTCTATAGTTATGCTAATGAGTATGGTAGCATATTGATctaaataattatatgtaatattaaATGTTTACTTttgatcttattttttttttaatgattaattgtaTGTCGGTATATGTACTTGgttgttgttttttgtttttgttcgtTTATTGGATGTGTACGATGGAATTGGtcttatgtttgttttttttttttctgttataCAATaccattcaatttttttttttattttaaaaaaaatagtattaaaataactaaatagcagttttttttttaaaaaaaaataataactacccatatacagtagaacctctatctaagaatacacttgggaccaaaaaaataatattttaattgagaggttataactaaatagagttacacttgaaaaaaaatcaaaatatcaaaaaatatcaatgtaacaaaatTAACAGTAAACAattcttaatactatattatattagaattattttcgagtacatataatatttatacatgtactataatttgaaataaaattattaattctacataaataaatttataaaatatatatatttttttaagatgtaattattcttatatagaggtatattttattaatacgagacttaaaaatgtataactaattacaatatagaggttattcttatttataattggcCCAAATTAggactttatttttttataacaaattagaggttattcttgaatagagtattcttaaataaaagttctactgtatatataatatttatatgtttactaACCCATCTTAATTTCATGCACTTTCATTATTTAACCAATTAGAATGGAGGCAGGAGCAAAAATGATTCTCTCACCGGGAGGAGTACCCTATAATTATTTGCTAtaatttttcatgaaaaaattggaggATTTCTCGTGAGGGCTCACAAGCCAATAAAGAGGGCTCACGAGCCAATAAAGCTTACTACTTTCCATTCCCATCCTGATCACTCACGCACTTTTCATTCAACTGAATCAACTCCCATATTTTCGACAATTTTAATCCCCACTCTTACTCTTACTGGAGTCGCTTCTCCTTTTATTTCCTAATCATTTCCTTCAAATATGTTTTCTTTGATTCCATC from Cannabis sativa cultivar Pink pepper isolate KNU-18-1 chromosome 4, ASM2916894v1, whole genome shotgun sequence carries:
- the LOC133036891 gene encoding uncharacterized protein LOC133036891 — translated: MKKKKEKKIGKAWIDRCQSGDVCSHLTCNAAPETILHVLVRCSFTRSCWRQTRVQAVAPGAMVFRSWFVEGLASWSEAERLEAAMTLWAVWKVRNEVVWNAISPSSEEVIHVANVNFSDWCNAQQFENETLPVQSRVLCDKWYPPNFPYIKVNVDGALFTNEARFGMGLVARCAAGMVLQAKTVLRTGLLQPHEVEALGFKEALSWIKSNGWVGVFLESDCLRVISDIQSNKNMVSPYGHIILECKALCAEIGNISLSFVKRSANRVAHQLARSSLSEADRIFSSFSLPFVISSLVLDDLK